The following proteins are encoded in a genomic region of Deinococcus arcticus:
- a CDS encoding YqhA family protein: MIGVTRSPAPGPAASPPAEPSKREWFSEVIGRTRFVVLIAVIAVLLVSFSLFLQGTLLALQTIWESWRDTFSEGIASQKGELAVEFLEIVSTMLKAVVFYLIGVGLYSLFITPLNLTSALGVESLADLEQKVVSVIIVILGVTFLEHFVRWEKPLDTLYFAGSLALAGGALVFFQRVHRGTGGDLEQPESKLRARQELFEYHTEQRHIEDRDVELAEAATQAKLEGKADAQEGSG, from the coding sequence ATGATCGGCGTGACCCGTTCCCCTGCCCCCGGCCCGGCCGCCTCGCCCCCCGCCGAGCCCTCCAAACGCGAGTGGTTCAGTGAGGTGATTGGCCGCACCCGCTTCGTGGTGCTGATTGCCGTGATTGCGGTGCTGCTGGTGTCGTTCAGCCTCTTTCTACAGGGCACGCTGCTGGCGCTGCAGACCATCTGGGAATCGTGGCGCGACACCTTCTCTGAGGGCATTGCCAGCCAGAAGGGCGAGCTGGCCGTGGAATTCCTGGAAATCGTGAGCACCATGCTCAAGGCCGTGGTGTTCTACCTGATTGGCGTGGGGCTGTATTCGCTGTTCATCACGCCCCTGAACCTCACCTCGGCGCTGGGGGTCGAGAGTCTGGCCGACCTGGAACAGAAGGTCGTGTCGGTGATTATCGTGATTCTGGGCGTGACCTTCCTGGAACACTTCGTGCGCTGGGAAAAGCCGCTGGACACGCTGTATTTTGCCGGGTCCCTGGCGCTGGCCGGCGGAGCACTGGTGTTCTTTCAGCGCGTTCACCGGGGCACAGGCGGCGACCTGGAACAGCCCGAATCCAAGCTGCGCGCCCGCCAGGAACTGTTCGAGTACCACACCGAGCAGCGCCACATTGAAGACCGCGACGTGGAACTGGCCGAAGCCGCCACCCAGGCCAAGCTGGAAGGCAAGGCCGACGCGCAGGAAGGCAGCGGGTAA
- a CDS encoding CDP-alcohol phosphatidyltransferase family protein: protein MPPLARWRVNPLHVVLLHTALALYAAELIRRGDRLAPALLLQVKTLLDGLDGQLARATGQTTATGRYLDTEMDLVANAALNVAIAGRTGWALTLLQSLILSVDYLWEREYRAARGQIFREAPAQAGDHPQVLALLEAVYAAYFVPQERLLARLFEARLRGAAGGTPTPADQHAYTPLGALTLSANLGLATQLLVLGACVLAGRPGWYHRSLGLQAAALLGTQLWREGRVQRLRARRA from the coding sequence GTGCCGCCGCTGGCCCGCTGGCGGGTGAACCCGCTGCATGTGGTGCTGCTGCATACCGCGCTGGCCCTGTACGCGGCGGAGCTGATCCGGCGCGGCGATCGGCTGGCCCCGGCGCTGCTGTTGCAAGTCAAGACGCTGCTGGATGGTCTGGATGGTCAGCTGGCGCGCGCCACCGGGCAGACCACCGCCACCGGCCGTTACCTGGACACCGAGATGGATCTCGTGGCCAATGCCGCGCTGAACGTGGCGATCGCCGGCCGGACGGGCTGGGCCCTGACCCTGCTGCAAAGCCTGATCCTGAGCGTGGATTACCTGTGGGAGCGCGAATACCGCGCCGCCAGGGGCCAGATCTTCCGCGAGGCGCCTGCGCAGGCAGGCGACCACCCGCAGGTGCTGGCCCTGCTGGAAGCCGTCTACGCTGCCTACTTTGTGCCGCAGGAGCGCCTCCTGGCACGTCTGTTTGAAGCCCGGCTGCGCGGGGCCGCCGGAGGCACACCCACCCCGGCAGACCAACACGCCTACACGCCCCTGGGCGCCCTGACCCTCAGCGCCAATCTGGGGCTGGCCACCCAGCTGCTGGTGCTGGGGGCCTGCGTGCTGGCCGGGCGGCCCGGCTGGTACCACCGCAGCCTGGGCCTGCAGGCGGCGGCGCTGCTGGGCACGCAGCTGTGGCGCGAAGGCCGGGTACAGCGGCTCCGGGCGCGGCGGGCCTGA
- a CDS encoding DUF2270 domain-containing protein — protein sequence MPGTGGGPGAVASGLSDVSYTTNAANALIHLYRAEVGKMTAYRQRLDMTTNWSVVTTAGLASFALGDVNNSHATFLFAMFMNYFFLRLEARRFRTFEIAHHRVRIMERFFYPAMLGDRVDPGWHQLLLAELSKPRSPMTRADALGWRLSRNYLWIYAAVLLAWLAKLDLAQPKGWVMTFPEAFSLADIGNFPGWAVFLGVGLFYLHLVFLAARAARTYPLEEG from the coding sequence GTGCCGGGCACCGGGGGCGGCCCGGGGGCCGTGGCCAGTGGCCTGAGCGACGTCAGTTACACCACGAACGCCGCCAACGCCCTGATTCACCTGTACCGCGCCGAGGTGGGCAAGATGACCGCCTACCGCCAGCGGCTGGACATGACCACCAACTGGTCGGTGGTCACCACCGCCGGTCTGGCCTCCTTTGCGCTGGGCGACGTGAACAACAGCCACGCCACCTTTCTGTTCGCCATGTTCATGAATTACTTTTTCCTGCGCCTAGAAGCCCGGCGCTTTCGCACCTTCGAGATCGCCCACCACCGCGTGCGCATCATGGAGCGCTTTTTTTACCCGGCCATGCTGGGTGACCGCGTGGATCCGGGCTGGCACCAGCTGCTGCTGGCCGAGCTGAGCAAGCCCCGCAGCCCCATGACCCGCGCCGACGCCCTGGGCTGGCGCCTGAGCCGCAACTACCTGTGGATTTACGCCGCCGTGCTGCTGGCGTGGCTGGCCAAGCTGGACCTCGCGCAGCCCAAGGGCTGGGTGATGACCTTCCCCGAGGCCTTTTCCCTGGCCGATATTGGCAATTTCCCCGGCTGGGCCGTGTTTCTGGGCGTGGGCCTGTTTTACCTGCACCTGGTGTTCCTGGCCGCCCGCGCCGCGCGCACCTACCCGCTGGAAGAGGGATAG
- a CDS encoding S8 family peptidase, translating to MNARLPLLLTLTALLAACGQSPTTAPDLGAAPDSAPVTAAGQFEAGEVIVQLRGGLNAQALGALSSLGVQSLETLATVNGAALLRAQITDGQSVTAKVAQLSQSALVRFAEPNWIYQHQATPSDLYYTNGTLWGMAGDASTPANAYGSQAAEAWARGSVGSDGVYVGIIDEGYQFDHPDLKGNAWLNPFDPADGRDNDGNGYVDDTRGWDFANRDNTVYDGGTRGSQDAHGTHVAGTIGGTANDGGVVGVNHNVTMISGKFLGRRGGSTADAIKAVDYFTDLKTRHGLNIVATNNSWGGGGYSQALYEAIVRGAKANILFIAAAGNSGTDNDAAASYPSNYDTTAAAGYDAVIAVAAIDKAGALASFSQYGRTSVDIGAPGVAIMSSVPYNSYSSYNGTSMATPHVAGAAALYASTHPGASAQSIRAAILGSAVPTASLSGKTVTGGRLNVSGF from the coding sequence ATGAATGCACGCCTGCCCCTGCTGCTCACCCTGACCGCCCTGCTCGCCGCCTGCGGCCAGTCGCCCACCACGGCGCCAGACCTGGGCGCGGCCCCAGACAGCGCCCCTGTGACTGCGGCCGGGCAGTTTGAAGCGGGCGAGGTGATTGTGCAGCTGCGCGGCGGCCTGAATGCCCAGGCTCTGGGTGCCCTGAGCAGCCTGGGCGTGCAGTCGCTCGAAACGCTGGCCACGGTGAACGGCGCGGCGCTGCTGCGCGCCCAGATCACCGATGGGCAGAGCGTGACGGCCAAGGTGGCGCAGCTGTCGCAGAGCGCCCTGGTGCGCTTTGCCGAGCCCAACTGGATTTACCAGCATCAGGCCACCCCGTCGGATCTGTACTACACCAACGGGACCCTGTGGGGCATGGCGGGAGACGCCAGCACCCCCGCCAACGCTTACGGCAGCCAGGCCGCTGAAGCCTGGGCGCGCGGCAGCGTGGGCAGTGACGGCGTGTACGTGGGGATTATTGACGAGGGCTATCAGTTTGACCACCCGGACCTGAAGGGCAACGCGTGGCTCAATCCGTTTGACCCCGCCGATGGCCGCGACAACGACGGCAACGGTTACGTGGACGACACGCGCGGCTGGGACTTTGCCAACCGGGACAACACGGTGTACGACGGCGGCACGCGCGGCAGCCAGGACGCTCACGGCACCCACGTGGCCGGCACCATTGGCGGCACGGCCAACGACGGCGGCGTGGTGGGCGTGAACCACAACGTCACCATGATCAGCGGCAAGTTCCTGGGGCGCCGGGGCGGCAGCACCGCCGACGCCATCAAGGCCGTGGACTACTTCACCGACCTGAAGACCCGGCACGGCCTGAACATCGTGGCCACCAACAACTCCTGGGGCGGCGGCGGCTACTCGCAGGCGCTGTACGAGGCGATTGTGCGCGGCGCCAAGGCCAACATCCTGTTCATCGCGGCGGCCGGCAACAGCGGCACCGACAATGACGCGGCGGCCAGCTACCCCAGCAACTACGACACCACCGCCGCAGCCGGCTACGACGCCGTGATTGCCGTGGCGGCCATTGACAAGGCCGGCGCCCTGGCCAGTTTTAGCCAGTACGGCAGGACCAGCGTGGACATTGGCGCGCCCGGCGTGGCGATTATGAGCAGCGTGCCCTACAACAGCTACAGCAGCTACAACGGCACTTCTATGGCCACGCCGCATGTGGCGGGCGCCGCCGCGCTGTACGCCAGCACCCACCCGGGTGCGAGCGCCCAGAGCATCCGCGCCGCCATTCTGGGCAGCGCCGTCCCCACCGCCAGCCTCAGCGGCAAGACGGTCACGGGCGGGCGCCTGAACGTCAGCGGCTTCTAA
- a CDS encoding MBL fold metallo-hydrolase, which produces MTRFPAPFTHGAARVWTLPTGPLQENAVLVAGPQNEGFLIDPGDDAGRLQALVEASGVTVRAILLTHAHFDHIGAVQPLREALGVPVCLHAADLPLYRLGAASAARWNLPFTQPADPDQEIAPGQTFQAGDLTLSTRFLPGHAPGHVVFVGPGFVVAGDALFQGGIGRTDLPGGHGPQLLQGIREQLLTLSDDTAVYPGHGPRTTVGAERRTNPFLQ; this is translated from the coding sequence ATGACCCGCTTTCCTGCCCCCTTCACCCACGGCGCGGCGCGCGTGTGGACCCTGCCGACCGGGCCCCTGCAAGAAAACGCGGTGCTGGTGGCGGGCCCACAGAACGAGGGCTTTCTGATTGACCCCGGCGACGACGCCGGGCGGCTGCAGGCACTGGTGGAGGCCAGCGGCGTCACCGTGCGCGCCATTCTCCTGACGCACGCGCACTTTGACCACATTGGCGCGGTGCAGCCGCTGCGCGAGGCCCTGGGCGTGCCGGTGTGCCTGCACGCCGCCGACCTGCCCCTGTACCGCCTGGGAGCCGCCAGCGCCGCCCGCTGGAACCTGCCCTTCACCCAGCCGGCCGACCCTGACCAGGAGATTGCCCCGGGCCAGACCTTCCAGGCCGGTGACCTGACCCTGAGCACCCGCTTTCTCCCCGGCCACGCGCCCGGGCATGTGGTGTTCGTGGGCCCAGGTTTTGTGGTGGCGGGCGACGCGCTGTTTCAGGGCGGCATTGGCCGCACCGATCTGCCCGGCGGTCACGGTCCGCAGCTACTGCAGGGCATCCGGGAGCAATTGCTGACCCTGTCCGACGACACGGCGGTCTATCCCGGCCACGGCCCGCGCACCACGGTGGGCGCCGAGCGGCGCACGAATCCGTTTTTGCAGTAA
- a CDS encoding AAA family ATPase translates to MSAPLPEPHAALLEQTGTFGGNALLLTGPARVGKRALAQAVAAQHNCQGARGPYGEACGACAACRAHAAGAHPDILLIEPRATTTTGKAARRKLIPIGAILEARDKGREYDTHVFEFLEVRPTFRRRVVIVDGAEHLGQEAANALLKLVEEPPHRALFVFLAEDLRAVLPTIVSRSARLSVSPLPDALLERALVLGGAAPDPTLVAFAAGRAGVLADPAPVQAALEDARTLSQGLERGLLSALEATEGLEKRWGPWHPEALRFSWRAAPPHERARADAALSALQDALEAYASPSLSFQVFALSLREAFGYS, encoded by the coding sequence ATGAGCGCCCCCCTGCCCGAACCGCACGCCGCCCTGCTGGAACAGACCGGCACCTTTGGGGGCAATGCCCTGCTGCTGACCGGCCCGGCGCGGGTGGGCAAGCGCGCCCTGGCGCAGGCGGTGGCGGCGCAGCACAACTGTCAGGGCGCGCGCGGCCCCTACGGCGAGGCGTGTGGCGCCTGCGCCGCCTGCCGGGCGCACGCCGCCGGGGCACACCCAGACATCCTGCTGATCGAGCCGCGCGCCACCACGACCACTGGCAAGGCGGCGCGGCGCAAGCTCATTCCCATCGGCGCGATTCTGGAGGCCCGCGACAAGGGCCGCGAGTACGACACGCACGTGTTCGAGTTTCTGGAGGTGCGCCCCACCTTCAGGCGGCGCGTGGTGATCGTGGACGGCGCCGAGCACCTGGGCCAGGAGGCCGCCAACGCCCTGCTGAAGCTGGTGGAGGAGCCGCCGCACCGCGCGCTGTTCGTGTTTCTGGCCGAGGACCTGCGCGCGGTGCTGCCCACCATCGTCAGCCGCAGCGCCCGGCTGAGTGTTTCGCCGCTGCCCGACGCCCTGCTGGAACGGGCCCTGGTGCTGGGGGGCGCGGCACCTGACCCCACACTGGTGGCCTTTGCAGCGGGCCGCGCCGGAGTGCTGGCCGACCCGGCCCCCGTGCAGGCCGCGCTGGAGGACGCCCGCACCCTCTCGCAGGGCCTGGAGCGTGGGCTGCTGAGCGCCCTGGAGGCCACCGAAGGCCTGGAAAAGCGCTGGGGCCCCTGGCACCCCGAAGCCCTGCGGTTTTCCTGGCGCGCGGCGCCCCCCCACGAGCGCGCCCGCGCCGACGCCGCCCTGAGCGCCCTGCAAGACGCCCTGGAAGCCTACGCCAGCCCCAGCCTGAGCTTTCAGGTGTTCGCCCTGAGTCTGCGAGAGGCGTTCGGCTACAGCTGA
- a CDS encoding metallophosphoesterase family protein yields MRLLLLSDIHANHTALQAVMADAATRRYDQVISLGDALGYGPHPREVLDVLRDLDAVCILGNHDDMLLQYADGRREAKDSVVSMALRWQLERLSERDIAWVRLWRDGIDDPDVGARYRHGTPSSLDDYADSVPAAREAFAQWQGRLAFVGHTHNPAVYATLNSPVGDWIKVQHFQDGGSYMVPPSTRVILNPGSVGQPRDGNPQASYAVYDSSRAHFEVFRVTYDVERAQEAALEAGLPQVLAARLAIGK; encoded by the coding sequence GTGCGGCTGCTGCTGCTGTCTGACATTCATGCCAACCACACGGCCCTCCAGGCGGTGATGGCCGACGCCGCCACGCGCCGCTACGACCAGGTGATCAGCCTGGGTGACGCCCTGGGCTACGGTCCCCACCCGCGCGAGGTGCTGGACGTGCTGCGCGACCTGGACGCCGTGTGCATTCTGGGCAATCACGACGACATGCTGCTGCAATACGCCGATGGGCGCCGCGAGGCCAAGGACAGCGTGGTGTCCATGGCCCTGCGCTGGCAGCTGGAGCGGCTCTCGGAGCGCGACATCGCCTGGGTGCGGCTGTGGCGCGACGGCATAGACGACCCCGATGTGGGAGCCCGCTACCGCCACGGCACGCCCAGCAGCCTGGACGACTACGCCGATTCGGTGCCTGCCGCCCGAGAGGCGTTTGCCCAGTGGCAGGGGCGGCTGGCCTTTGTGGGCCACACCCACAACCCGGCGGTGTACGCCACCCTGAATTCGCCGGTGGGCGACTGGATCAAGGTGCAGCACTTTCAGGACGGGGGCAGCTATATGGTGCCCCCCAGCACGCGCGTGATCCTGAACCCCGGCAGCGTGGGGCAGCCGCGCGACGGCAATCCGCAGGCCAGTTACGCCGTTTACGATTCCTCGCGGGCGCACTTTGAAGTGTTTCGCGTGACCTACGACGTGGAACGCGCCCAGGAAGCCGCGCTGGAAGCGGGCCTGCCGCAGGTGCTGGCCGCCCGCCTGGCCATTGGCAAGTGA
- a CDS encoding YciE/YciF ferroxidase family protein: MTAMKNLHDLYVEQLRDLYSAETQLVEALPKMAQAAANPQLQQGFVKHLAQTQQQVQRLETVFADLGEAPGGHTCKAMQGLIAEGNEMIQEQAAPEVKDAGLIACAQRVEHYEIAGYGTVARYAEVLGRQGHLEVLRVSENEEKATDSELSLLAETINQAAARA; the protein is encoded by the coding sequence ATGACGGCCATGAAGAACCTGCATGATCTGTACGTCGAACAACTCAGGGACCTCTATTCCGCCGAAACCCAGCTGGTCGAGGCGCTGCCCAAGATGGCCCAGGCGGCGGCCAACCCGCAGCTGCAGCAGGGCTTTGTCAAGCACCTCGCCCAGACCCAGCAGCAGGTGCAGCGCCTGGAAACGGTCTTTGCCGATCTGGGCGAGGCCCCCGGCGGTCACACCTGCAAGGCCATGCAGGGCCTGATTGCCGAGGGCAACGAGATGATTCAGGAACAGGCCGCCCCCGAGGTCAAGGACGCGGGCCTGATTGCCTGTGCCCAGCGCGTGGAGCACTACGAGATTGCCGGCTACGGCACCGTGGCCCGCTACGCCGAGGTGCTGGGCCGGCAGGGCCACCTGGAAGTCCTGCGGGTCTCTGAAAACGAGGAAAAGGCCACCGACAGCGAGCTGAGCCTGCTGGCCGAAACCATCAACCAGGCTGCTGCCCGCGCCTGA
- a CDS encoding DUF2171 domain-containing protein: MNEIAQDMPIFCADGVQHGAVVEVDREYIRMRLPDDNRDHFVPLSAVARVDGAVHLNLSHHDLLATL, encoded by the coding sequence ATGAATGAGATTGCCCAGGACATGCCTATTTTCTGTGCCGACGGTGTGCAGCACGGCGCGGTGGTGGAAGTGGACCGTGAATACATCCGCATGCGGCTGCCGGATGACAACCGCGACCATTTCGTGCCGCTCAGTGCGGTGGCCCGTGTGGACGGCGCCGTTCACCTGAACCTCAGCCACCACGATCTGCTCGCCACGCTGTAA
- a CDS encoding pyridoxal phosphate-dependent aminotransferase, translating to MGTGTRPARLRHIQGIGVDRMGSLADAHPERDFLRLENLDTDIPPDPQAVARTQASAERDADNSYLPFVGQTRLREVVATHAARLSGVPYTADNVIISAGGLSGLLNVLLALIEVGDEVIVTDPTYAGLINRVHLVGGIPRFVPFIFQPGGEWTLDQDALRASITPRTRALLLMSPAMPSGAVLTQSDWDVVAELCTARDLLLIVDSAMERLVFDGRAVLAPAGWPGMAGRTISVGSAAKELRLIGWRVGWIVAPGALIPDLVAVSLANVVVPVGLAQDAARVALERSWETLPAYVAELQQRRDATLQALQGLPVGRPGGGWSLLLRTSDFGLTGEALSQRLLDANVCATAMTGWGQTHGAQYLRFVFANEPVGRLSLLRERLMAALP from the coding sequence ATGGGCACCGGCACTCGCCCTGCCCGTCTGCGCCACATCCAGGGCATCGGCGTTGATCGCATGGGCTCGCTGGCCGACGCCCATCCAGAGCGGGACTTTCTGCGCCTGGAAAATCTGGATACCGATATTCCCCCGGATCCGCAGGCGGTGGCCCGCACCCAGGCCTCTGCCGAGCGAGACGCTGACAACAGCTACCTGCCCTTCGTGGGTCAGACGCGGCTGCGTGAGGTGGTGGCCACCCACGCAGCGCGGCTTTCGGGGGTGCCCTATACCGCCGACAATGTGATTATCAGTGCAGGCGGCCTGTCGGGGCTTCTCAATGTGCTGCTGGCGCTGATCGAGGTGGGCGACGAGGTGATCGTCACGGACCCTACCTACGCGGGTCTGATCAACCGGGTGCATCTGGTGGGGGGCATCCCCCGCTTCGTGCCCTTCATCTTCCAGCCGGGCGGCGAGTGGACCCTGGACCAGGACGCCCTGCGTGCCAGCATCACGCCCCGCACCCGCGCGCTGCTGCTGATGTCGCCGGCCATGCCCTCTGGGGCCGTGCTGACCCAGTCCGATTGGGACGTGGTGGCAGAGCTGTGTACCGCCCGCGACCTGCTGCTCATTGTGGACAGCGCCATGGAACGCCTCGTGTTCGATGGCCGCGCGGTGCTGGCCCCAGCCGGGTGGCCGGGCATGGCCGGGCGCACCATCAGTGTGGGCTCGGCGGCCAAGGAGCTGCGCCTGATCGGCTGGCGCGTGGGCTGGATTGTGGCCCCAGGGGCGCTGATTCCAGATCTCGTGGCGGTTTCGCTGGCGAATGTGGTGGTGCCGGTGGGCCTGGCCCAGGACGCGGCGCGTGTCGCCCTGGAGCGCTCGTGGGAGACGCTGCCCGCCTACGTGGCCGAGCTGCAACAGCGCCGGGACGCCACCTTACAGGCGCTCCAGGGACTGCCCGTGGGTCGACCGGGCGGCGGTTGGTCGCTGCTGCTGCGCACCTCCGACTTTGGCTTGACGGGCGAGGCACTCTCGCAGCGGCTGCTGGACGCCAATGTCTGCGCCACCGCCATGACTGGCTGGGGCCAGACCCATGGAGCGCAGTATCTGCGGTTCGTCTTTGCCAACGAGCCGGTTGGCCGCCTGAGCCTGTTGCGAGAGCGGCTGATGGCAGCGCTGCCGTAG
- a CDS encoding aminopeptidase, translating into MTLSFDEKLRNYARLAVRVGLGVREGQRVLVQAPVETAALARLVVREAYAAGASFVDVRWDDDDVQLARFELAPDGSFEQISRWRVDAEIETAEAGGAVIAIRATNPNLLGGVDAERVATHQRTLAAYRRPYTAQVMTNRLNWNLISAPVSGWAELMFPDASASEAVQKQWDAIFAATRADQPDPVALWQTHLADLKRRRDLLTQKGYHALHFQGGETDLTVGLADDHVWGGGAADTPGGITFTANIPTEEVWTAPHRERVDGTVVSTKPLSYNGTLIDGIRIEFRDGRITGASARQGEAALLKMIETDEGSHRLGEVALVPHSSPISRSGLFFYNTLYDENAASHIAIGSAYRFNVRGGVDLTLDEFLARGGNDSLTHVDWMIGSAEMNVDGLTKDGGREPVMRDGEFVI; encoded by the coding sequence ATGACACTTTCTTTTGACGAGAAACTGCGCAACTATGCGCGGCTGGCGGTGCGGGTGGGCCTGGGCGTGCGTGAGGGCCAGCGCGTGCTGGTGCAGGCCCCGGTGGAAACGGCGGCGCTGGCCCGGCTGGTGGTGCGCGAAGCCTACGCAGCGGGCGCCAGCTTCGTGGATGTGCGCTGGGACGACGACGACGTGCAACTGGCCCGCTTTGAACTGGCCCCGGACGGCAGCTTCGAGCAGATCAGCCGCTGGCGGGTGGACGCCGAGATCGAAACCGCCGAGGCGGGCGGCGCCGTGATTGCCATCCGCGCCACCAACCCCAACCTGCTGGGGGGCGTGGACGCCGAGCGCGTGGCCACCCACCAGCGCACCCTGGCCGCCTACCGCCGCCCCTACACGGCGCAGGTGATGACCAACCGCCTGAACTGGAACCTGATCAGCGCCCCCGTCTCTGGCTGGGCCGAGCTGATGTTCCCCGACGCCAGCGCCAGCGAGGCTGTGCAAAAGCAGTGGGACGCCATCTTTGCCGCCACCCGCGCCGATCAGCCCGACCCGGTGGCGCTGTGGCAGACGCACCTGGCCGACCTCAAGCGCCGCCGCGACCTGCTGACCCAGAAGGGCTACCACGCCCTGCACTTCCAGGGCGGCGAGACCGACCTGACCGTGGGCCTGGCCGACGACCATGTGTGGGGCGGCGGCGCAGCCGACACGCCCGGCGGGATCACCTTCACGGCCAACATTCCCACCGAGGAAGTCTGGACCGCCCCGCACCGCGAGCGCGTGGACGGCACCGTGGTGAGCACCAAGCCGCTGTCGTACAACGGCACGCTGATTGACGGCATCCGCATCGAATTCCGGGACGGGCGCATTACCGGGGCCAGCGCGCGCCAGGGCGAGGCGGCGCTGCTGAAGATGATCGAGACCGACGAGGGCAGCCACCGCCTGGGCGAGGTGGCGCTGGTGCCGCACTCCAGTCCCATCAGCCGCTCTGGACTGTTTTTCTACAACACCCTGTACGACGAGAACGCCGCCAGCCACATCGCCATCGGCAGCGCCTACCGCTTCAACGTGCGTGGCGGCGTGGACCTGACCCTGGACGAATTCCTGGCCAGGGGCGGCAACGACTCCCTGACCCATGTGGACTGGATGATTGGCAGCGCCGAGATGAACGTGGACGGCCTGACGAAAGACGGCGGGCGCGAGCCGGTGATGCGGGACGGTGAATTTGTAATTTAA
- a CDS encoding carbonic anhydrase codes for MDETAAHIAPDLERRILDAIRRGASMADIADLKQSDVATPDAAIQALKDGNARFFGGQATRPEVSANERRAQIMGQTPYAAVLACSDSRVPVELVFDQGLGQLFVVRVAGNVVSESGLGTLEYAIRHLDVHLIVVLGHEACGAVAAALLPEAQLADEPRHLLALIRRIQPSLRAMPAIRDKKARMREAVLHNVRHQVHRLRQEEVIGAAERAGQIRVIGAYYEIGSGAVDFLTEEEDLRP; via the coding sequence ATGGATGAGACCGCCGCCCACATCGCCCCCGACCTGGAGCGCCGCATCCTGGATGCCATCCGGCGCGGGGCCAGCATGGCGGACATCGCCGATCTCAAGCAGTCGGATGTGGCCACCCCGGACGCGGCCATTCAGGCCCTGAAAGACGGCAACGCCCGCTTTTTCGGCGGGCAGGCCACCCGCCCCGAGGTCAGCGCCAACGAGCGCCGCGCCCAGATCATGGGCCAGACCCCCTACGCGGCGGTGCTGGCCTGCAGCGACAGCCGGGTGCCGGTGGAACTGGTATTCGATCAGGGCCTGGGGCAGCTGTTCGTGGTGCGCGTGGCGGGCAACGTGGTGAGCGAATCGGGCCTGGGCACCCTGGAATACGCCATTCGCCATCTGGACGTGCACCTGATTGTGGTGCTGGGCCACGAAGCCTGCGGCGCGGTGGCCGCCGCCCTGCTGCCCGAGGCCCAGCTGGCCGATGAACCCCGCCACCTGCTGGCCCTGATCCGGCGCATTCAACCCAGCCTGCGCGCCATGCCGGCCATCCGCGACAAGAAGGCCCGTATGCGCGAGGCGGTGCTGCACAACGTCCGGCATCAGGTGCACCGCCTGCGCCAGGAAGAGGTGATTGGCGCGGCCGAACGCGCCGGGCAGATTCGCGTGATTGGCGCCTATTACGAGATCGGCAGCGGCGCCGTGGACTTTCTGACCGAGGAAGAGGATCTTCGCCCGTAA
- the rpsO gene encoding 30S ribosomal protein S15 gives MIDKKQTIQSHAKHGTDTGSTTVQIALLTERINNLSGHLTANKKDKHGQRGLQLLNGQRRRLLKYLERTSYDEYIALTDQLKIRRGQRIVR, from the coding sequence ATGATTGACAAGAAGCAGACCATCCAGAGCCACGCCAAGCACGGCACCGACACCGGCAGCACCACGGTGCAGATTGCCCTGCTGACCGAGCGGATCAACAACCTCTCAGGGCACCTGACCGCCAACAAGAAGGACAAGCACGGCCAGCGCGGCCTGCAGCTGCTGAACGGTCAGCGCCGCCGCCTGCTGAAGTACCTGGAGCGCACCAGCTACGACGAGTACATCGCCCTGACCGATCAGCTCAAGATCCGCCGCGGCCAGCGCATCGTCCGCTAA
- a CDS encoding gamma-glutamylcyclotransferase family protein codes for MTPGPCSVFVYGTLMPGERNAHVATRGGAVLAQGAGLRGYALYHLSPEAYPALVPGPPGATVRGQLLTYTPAAWRVALPFLDDLEGLHETPPLYTRSLVTLQLDSGGEAPGWVYVYARAERLGQPGAQPVPSGDWRAVPGRDRPAPGER; via the coding sequence ATGACCCCAGGGCCCTGCAGCGTCTTTGTGTACGGCACCCTGATGCCCGGCGAACGAAACGCCCACGTGGCCACGCGGGGCGGCGCGGTGCTGGCCCAGGGCGCTGGCCTGCGCGGCTACGCCCTGTACCACCTGAGCCCGGAAGCCTACCCTGCGCTGGTGCCGGGCCCCCCGGGGGCCACCGTGCGCGGCCAGCTGCTGACCTACACCCCAGCCGCATGGCGCGTGGCCCTGCCGTTTCTGGACGACCTGGAGGGCCTGCACGAGACGCCGCCCCTGTACACCCGGTCGCTGGTCACGCTGCAGCTGGACAGTGGGGGAGAGGCGCCGGGCTGGGTGTACGTGTATGCCCGCGCCGAGCGGCTGGGGCAACCCGGCGCCCAGCCTGTGCCCAGCGGCGACTGGCGCGCGGTGCCCGGCCGGGACCGCCCGGCGCCCGGCGAGAGGTAG